The following is a genomic window from Salvelinus fontinalis isolate EN_2023a chromosome 11, ASM2944872v1, whole genome shotgun sequence.
ttcgcctaaaagcttttttgaaatcggacactgtggttggattaacgagaatttgctctttaaaatggtgtctaatacttgtatgtttgagaaaattaaattatgagatttctgtggattgaatttggtgccctgcaatttcattggctgttggcgaggggttctgctagcggaacgGGGTTCAAGGTTAACATAGTGATATACATAATTTGGTCAGTATAAATGccatggtccttttgttcgattaattctgtcgatatatatccaaaatgtccatttatttggcgcgtttgatccagaaaaacacaaaaacaagccaaaaaatgtcaaactacttttgtaatacaactttaggtatttttttacgttaataatcgataaaattgaagacgggatgatccgtgttcaatacaggattaaaaccaaccgtAGCATGCCTTCTGGTCATGCGCTTCTATCTCACAGGACACCTAGAgtgactcgacttcaagatggtcgtatttcttcattacacaaaggaataacctcaaccaatttcagCGGAGGTCAGTGACCCTACTTGTTTGAATCCACGTCTGCCCACCACTTTGTCAGGTTTATGTACAGTGTTCACCCCAGTTTCATCGACATTCCATATTTCTCCTGGTCCAAATTAATATCTCTAGAGCACTTCTGCTACATTGTCGAAGAAAGCATTAACATTTTCTCTGTTGAAGCtacttcctcacacacacacacacacacacacacacacacacacacacacacacacacacacacacacacacacacacacacacacacacacacacacacacacacacacacacacacacacacacacacaccagagcctGTGTTGTGTAGTCCAGGGATGTCGTCTGCTTTAAACTATACGTGTATATATATTAATCAATTTACAGTAACATGTAATACTATTATCAGCGCTGATTACACAATATCACAATGTTTTTTGAGCATGTGCTATGTGTCTATGTATACTGGGGCAAGTTGTCACATGTGAAGACTTGCCCCAAGGTCATTGAGACAACTTGCCCCAAACTGACATGTGTGCTAATGTTGGCTAAATCTCAAGGTTAGCTCGACATAGGACTGCAGCTAAAGTATCAAAAGACACATTATTATCTCCTCTACTCAGTGCAAAATTATAATTTTGAACATTCATACCTAATAAAGTTTTATTGCATAAAATGTCAATTGCCAATTTTTTACTTTTGAAGGGGAAAAATAAGAAACTTGTGCTCACCTCAGATTAGAGTGACCTTGACCACATGTGAACAGGAAGTTGACCATAGAACATGTAGTCACCTAAAGTAGTTATTTGATTTTTGAGATAGCGCCTCTAGTGTTGGCGTTATGAACAGTTTGACAATGTACCTCGCTCTCTCCTATTACCCACGTTTCGATTGCAATTGGAATATATTTTCTGATTAATACGACTTGAAAATATATTTAAGATTGCTTGACTGTTTGAAAACCATTCTCTATTCTGGACCGCTGAGCGCTCCCGTCATGAAGGGGACAAAAGGAGAGAGTGAGTCGGCGTATAGGGAGGTCAGACAGTTTCTGAGAATCTCATGTATTGCAGTGGTGTAGCAAAACAGCGTGAATAATCTCGCTTTGGGGTATGTGGGTGTAGGGCATCATTTATCTGACTGTTGGTTTATTAGCCGATGTGGTGTCCATTAAAAACTAAAATGAACGCATTCCACGTTATCTATGATATACAATTAGTGGCTATAGAGATATAATAGGCTTTCTTACATTGATCAACATTGCTTGCTTTTCTGTTTGTGCTAGGGGTAATCAGTACACAGATATCAACTGAAGTAATGTACTCAAGAGTTTGattatatattttacatgtgcaTGACATGTTTAATAGGCCTaatatattactatactatatattactataGCAGGCTAAAGACATGTCATTTAGCGGTTTTCATCGTATTGCCAAACAAATCACTTTCAAACGTAGGCTACCTGAGCATGTTCATCCTCTCCAtaataattccagcatccaaacagtgcactgtgcacttGTGCTATTTGATCAATTGAAAGATACATCTTGTTACAAAATATcaaaaagtgtaatgacattcAATGATTGTAATTGGACCTACACTCTTGTAGCCTGAATTAATTAATACGTTTTGCTAACATAAGGACCTTTTTTTGTAGAAAGAAGTTGGGTCACCGGAAAAAGGGTTGTGATATAGTACTGTCCCAAGATGAAAAGTGCAGCCACATGGGGATGTGTTTTTAAACCACGACACAGAGGTAGGGGTATTCATTTAATTTAGAATAAGCTTTTATTTGTATATATACCACTGTAGAAGTACAGATTGTAAACAAATAGGAGAATGGTTAAAATAGCATTATTTAGAGACCCCCCAAAGTTTGACTTTGTTACATTCAGGGGGACTGTCTCATAGGGGACCTGAGACCCACCTGCTCCCTATAATTTGTGCTCTGATGCTACCATTTCACTGATAGAGATATTGGAGTATACAAGGTTGCATGACGCTCTGATTTAAACAAGAAGTCTGGCCGCCTTACACCAGTGACTTGATAGGAACTGAATGGTCTCCTATCTCTACTTCAGAGACACTTATCAAGGAGGTTAAACAAGAAAACTAGCCTGACGACAAACATTAAATTATTCCGTTGCTCTGTCGTTTGCTACGTACTTTAGTCTGTGGCTACCATTATAGATGTGGTAAAGAGATCAATAGAACTCAATTAAAACAATGGAAATGCCATGGAAAAGCATGGGGAAAGATGCCTGCGGGAAATCGCCCAAATCTCCTCATTGCCCCCCAGCAAAATGTGtctacatttaggctattgtttatatGAGTATTTCACACTATGCTGAGGAAAAATCTGAGTAtatatgtgtatttcacactatgttgaggtaCAAATCtgagtataatgcttgtatggatgtcaaaCCCTGTACATGTTCATGTCATTGTCACCAATCAACTCCATTATAGTTAAAAACAACTTTGACTAACACCACTGATTTCCCTGCTAGCTACTGTACCACCATTAATAGCCCAGTGTTTATTTGCTtaaatcactgaacacaacaggCGTCTATTTGTGCCAAGCTTCAATTTGAGCCAGGCATTCATTTCCTTAATGCACACAGCTTCGCTCATTTGAATATTTGTTTAATTCCAGAATTCACTTCCAtcattttaatacatttcttcATTTCCTACACTGTGTTTTCATTTACTTTTGTCTTAGTATGCctgttaaatatatattttaaaaacttTTTATTGACAGAATCATCATTCTCCTCTGACTGTGCATTTCCGGCAGTTCTTACTTTCGCCACTAAAAGGCGATCGGCCGATTTCTGGGGGTCTGTACTCCGGAAGTTGACTGTTTTTGGAAATTCCTGGTAACCTCTTTAAACAATTCATTTAGACCCTGCATTTATTTGAAATGGGCatttatttgctgaaatgtgGGCCATTATCCGGCTATTAAAACGGACAACTGGCTATTTGAGACTCAGTGTTTGATTAAAGTTTTATTGTATGCTACCAGCTTATACCAAcaggagttagcatttagcagtcacttctaAACCTGAGAAGGGACTACTTCTAAACGTTATTCAGCGAAAACAGCCAAATCAGACTTTAGTAACCACAGTGGGCCTGTTACAATACATAAATCACGACGGATTTGACGAATATCCACTTCgttagatcagatttgttgaatgtgcaCCAACCTGGCATCCTTCTATCCCCCCAGTCTGCTTTCCAGTGACCTCTTTACAGCATCTATTGAAGTCTTGTGGTGGGGATGAGGggcgttgtacaaaacaaagtcttcatcgattggatcatctctaaccaatcagagtatcaaagtcaATTACACATTTTCTAACTGGACgctttacccacgtgtgttctggctctggcccaacccatcagtCTCTGGACCAATCAGACGGCCCCAAATGTGTTCGCATTTGGTGAAGGGTTGGGGAGGTACTTAGATCTAGATTGATAGTGGAGAAGAAATTAACGTCCGTGGGTGTGGCGTAGCGTTCGGCCAGAcaaagtctgggtagccaggcaacaaGAAAACATGCAACAAGGAAAAGTGAGGGGAACAGTTTGATTCTCTTTACATGCCAAAAAGCAAGCAGCACCATTCGAGAACACTGCACGTTCATTCTGAGAAAAATATTTACATTTTGCATCCCTGTAATCTAGTGAACAGTCTTAAAGGTAGACTTCGCGAAATGACATTGCCACCAGCAGCACATCAGATATTGAGATGAGTAGATGTAACGCTTCGCCCTCACACAGTATCTGCTCATGTGCGCAGTTGGCTTCACGGTAGCCAGGgcaccaaaacagcagagaagttgAGCCTCACGCTCTTTGTTGTCGCTGAAATTGACCCTTTATGCAGTGTACTTTTTGCATCTGTtatatcgctgagtctacctttcaGAATACCTCCTTTACAATGTTCTGTACAAGAGTAGCCTATAATTTAACTAATTAACACAAACACAAGTACACATAAAAATGTCTGTTAAAAATAATTGACCAGAGTTTTAAGATATGATGTAGGGCTATGGTTTTCGGTCTTTGCAGCTATTTTTCCTTTAGAGATGGATAAATAAACGTACATTATtataaatatacagtattatatggCATTCTTCTTTACAAAAGCCAACATGGAAAATTGCAAACAACTTATCAATAATGGACATTATTTGTGTGTTATGATTGTTATTGTAGAAAGTTTATCAGTTACACCATGATTGTAACTTCTCAATCTCAGCAGACAGAACAGTCTGTGCATTATTAGTTCATACATGTAGCTACATTGCTTTGTAACAAGAAACATTTGTGCATTCATTGTCCATCTCTGTACCCTGTTATACATCCTGGGTTTctctgttttatttattattattgcaAATCATATCAGAAAGTGTATGATACAGCAAAGAAGTCTGCCAGTATTTTCTGACAACAGATCCTATAGATAATTCAAGAAGCTTTATTGTCCATCCAATTTACAGTGGAAGAACAATAATCATTCCTCTTCTGCTTTGTCTCTCACTTCTTCAGTCGTCCCCTCATTTTCTGTGGCTAAGCCTGCAGCAGGGCTGGTGTCCTGGGAGTCAGCAGGGCTGGTGCCCTGGGAGTCAGGAGGTTTGTCTGGGGTATCCGAGAGGGGTTGGGAAGCCTCCTTGCAGGGAGGGTTGTCTGGAGTATCTGAGAGGGGTTGGGGAGCCTCCTTGCTGGAAAGGTTGGGAGATGATGCACCCCTTATTGATGGATCTACTGATTCAGTAGCATCACAAGGTGGTAAGTCCTCTTTCACTGGAGaagtctcttcctcttccatGCTCTCTTCTAAAGGAGGTATCccttcttcctccatctctccttccacaGGATCCATCCCCTCTTCAGTTCCTTCTTTCTCCATAGAAGGCATCCCTTCTTCAACAGGCGTTAGGTCGTCCTCGACAGGGGGCATATCCCCTTCGTTAGGAGCCATCCCATCGTCTTCCATCCCTTCTTCCATCTCGTCCTCCACAGGGGGTATcatgccctcctctctgcccccaGGGAAGCTCCTGTCTTGGTAGAGGAACTTCAGCTGCTCCTCAAAGTACTCCTCCAGGCTCAGTCCTGCACCTCCCACCTCAGTGTCTGCCTGTCAATGAAACAAAAGTATTTTATGAAGCCTTTTTACATCagtagttgtcacaaagtgctttacagttaCCCGAGCTCAAAGACCAAGCAAAGCAGAAGTGAAAGCACTGAAAGCACTGTCAGAGAATAAAATAGGAAAACAAGCACATTACTGTATGCTATGTATCTCTAATTAAACAAAACAGAAGTGTTGTGTCTGTCTGAATTCTGTTAACACATTTAGGGCTGGTTTCCCCAGACCTAAATTATGCCTTCTACTAGACATTGAGCATACTTTTAGTCCATTCTAAATAGGCTTAACTTGGGTCTGGGAAACCAGGGCATTTTCAGTTGTGGTCCaatagaaaaaaaaatatataataataattctAGTGTGGTACGCAAGCACAATAATCCATTCCAAGTTCGTCatattgtgtgttgtgtagtcTTGCCGTACCTGGTAATACTTTGCACAGTTCCTGAATATGAGCCTGACATCCTTGACAAACTCCTCAGCACTGCAGTAACGCGGGCTCTCCTTAGATTCCAGCCTGCCCTTCACTATGGACAGGTCCATTGGAGTCTCAATCAGCTCCTTATACTCTGGGATTGACTGGACATATCAGATGAGGGAACCATCATTACTTAACTGTGATAAATTAACCAAAACTAAAGGCGTAGTGTTTGGGAGTTAAGGATTAGGATTGGGAGTTAGGACAATTTTCTGATTCGAAAGACAAAGTCGTATCGTATTGATTGAATTAAAACTACAGAGCAAAAACTTTCTATGTGGCAGTTGGTAATCTTACCGACAGTGAGGCAGGCTCCTGGAAATCTGTACTAAACTCGTTGCAGTAGATGCAGAGCAACAGTCTCTCACATTTCCTTTTATCAACTGGCGGGAATCCCTCTGATCCTGGCTCCTCCTTCATGGCTGGCAATTCTCCCTGGCTATCTGGGTTATACTCCATCTCAGGACTGGTCAGGTCACGACAGAACGAACAGAACCACTCACCACTGGAAACATAGGGGGGTTAGTGAATTCACAATATTGCATTCTCTCAATATTGCAATAACCCCAGTTTATATTACAAAGTACTGCTAACAAAATCACCCTTCAGAGACAGCTGTATTACATtttaatttatatatttattttttacccctttttctcccaaatttcatggtatccaattggtagttaatcttgttccatcgctgcaactcctgtacggactcggagaggcgaaggtcgagagccgtgcttcctccgaaacacaacccagcggGCATTGTGCCCGAACCGCCACAGGAGCCTCTAGTGcccgatgggacaagaacatccctgccagccaaaccctcccctaaaccggacgacgctgggccaattgtgagccaccccatgggtctcctggtcgcggccggctgcgacagaacctggactcgaaccaggatctctcgtggcacagctagcactgcaatgcagtaccttagaccactgcaccacttgggaggcccaGGTGTAAGACATTTAACAGACAGAAAAGGCAGGATGGTGCAGCTGTGAGTGGCACATAGAAATTTAAAAGTAGGTGTTAATTACCTGGGAGACTCTCTAAGTGTAGGTATATGACAGTTCAGATGGAAGACTTTGGGACACCGGTCACAGCAGAGCAGTTCTCCCCCGTTCTGACACACAGCGCACCAGTCTTCATTGGGGTCGTCTTCAGTGACACCTGTGGCCTTTTCTGGGTCTGGTTGGGGGTCTGCCTCTAGCTCTACCTGGGTCTCTGGCTGGGTCTCTGGCTGGGTCTCTGGCTGGGTCTCTGGCTGGGTCTCTGGCTGGGTCTCTGGCTGGGTCTCTGGCTGGGTCTCTAGCTGGGTCTCTAGCTGGGTCTCTAGCTGGGGCTCCAACATGGGTGCTGGGAGAGATTGCTGCTGGGGCTGGGCCTGGGACTTGGGCTGGATGCCTGTACTGCTGTCTGGCAGGCTGGCTGAGGCTCCAACACTAGACTGCACCTGAAGGATGGAAGAGAGACTAGGGAGATTCTATCATCTTTCATACATGATTGTATACAATATACCTCTTTCAAAggcacacagagatacacatacagagagtgtgtatatgcagtcaTACTTACAAAGCTGACTTCGTCATCGTCCTCTGGTTCGTCCTTGATGACGATGATTGGTCCGGGGGACGACCTTCGCCTCCGCTTAGCTGAGGGGGGAGCCGCCGCATTAGGCTCTGTGCGCTTCCAGGAAGCAGACCTTCAACACCGAACCACAGATATTACAACCAGGAACACATCAACCTCATGGTACAGATATTACAGCCAGGAACACATCCACCAAAAGGTACATAATGTGACCTTGGTGTGGGGTGTAAAGAGGACAGCACCCAGTGGTGTGGGAGTGGGGTTCACCTACCCTATGTTGGCTTCAGAGGAAGATTTGGACATGGGGGAATTCTGTCTTCCTTGtgctgaggagagaaagagaaagcggtTTTATTGAGAATAAATGATTGGGCATGAATAGCTAATTTAATTATATTTCATGTTTGTTTTGCATGTAACAAATGAGAGAAGTGTGAGGGTGAGACGCCTACCATGTCTGTCTGGGAAGGCAGTAGCTAGGCTCGGCGCATAACTAGCTCTGGGGTTGGGCATGGATAATGATGATGAAGCTCCACTGGGGTCACTCCTCCTCAGTTGTGCGGCTTCCATCATGTTACGCTGAAAACAACAACCAGAGTACTCTATTTctcatttgtttgtgtgtgtggcaaatacatgtaaatatattaaataatGAGTTTCAGCTTCAGTTTACAGGAAACCGCATGTACCTGGTGTATAGAAGCTTGAGTGCTGATGGGTCCTGTGTTGGGAGGGGGTGCATGAGAGTAGCGGGAGGTACCCTGTAACACATCCATTGGTTTGGGAGGAAAGCTGGAGTTGTGGATGAGATCCCTCAGAGACTAGAATGGCACAAAAGTCAGAGGCAAGCATTTTTCACAAGTCTTGCAATTTGTAGGCGAATTATGACAAAAAAAATGCTAAACACGGATTACTACAGACAATAACACATCAGTAAATCAGTAAACATATTAATCATAACTGGTGCCTTTGCATCAGCTTGTCTCCATTTTATCACAACTGAAATAGCATGTTCTCAGTGGCTCAGTCTTATTGTACACTGTCTGATAACAGCAAAGAGCAAATCTACAACTTAAAAAGGAATATATACATCTTTTTTTAAGATTAACACAAATACCTGCGGAGGGAATCCTGCATTTTGCAGCATAGAAGTGGGGCTCCTGGGGTTGGGATGTGTTTGGGGCCCGGGGGGTCCGTAACTCCGGCCCGGCTGCTGGATCTGGACCATGTTGGGGGGACCTTGCGACGGAGAACCCCCCTGGTGGGGCCTCTGTGGAGGGGGGCCCCCTGGCCCCGGGAGCTTCAGACCCTGCTGGTACCAGGACCAGTGGTTGGGAGGGGGCTGTCCAGCCCTGTTGGGGTGCTGGGCAAGCTTCTCTACCTGCAGCTGGAGCTGGGCAAGGGTGCTCCCACGCTGGTGGGCGGAGGAGCCTGGAGGGAAAGCCCCGGGAGGGCCCTCTCCTCTGGGGCCGGGGCCAGGCTGGCTGGGGTGGCCAGGAGGGAAGCCCTGCTGCAAGGAACTGGGCTGACGACCAGGGATTCTCTCTACTGCCAAAGAACCTTAGGAAATGCACAGaaacatgaaaaaaaaaaatcaacaatgTCTGCATTTAACATCACGGGGATGATTTTGAATTACGTCGACAGTATCCGACAGAACTGAAGTTTTAGCATTCTTACCAAGATCGACATTTGAGGCCCAGAAACCGGAGCGACACTGGAAGCGAACTGAGCTCTGAGGGACGATGGATGCGTTACAGTTGGCCCTCATTAGGTAATGGATTTGGCAAAGAATCTGAAAGAAAAGGTTTCTGAAACACTCAAAT
Proteins encoded in this region:
- the LOC129865260 gene encoding transcription intermediary factor 1-alpha-like — protein: MDESPEAAVDNDDLVIIVENEAESLPAEEERAKQLGGSIGLMDTCPVCKLNFHNREPKLLPCLHSFCKKCLPPPSRNLVNTEQRRDPQLQVDNSKPLNVIRCPVCRQECWEVEVLDNFFVKDSVEVPSSTVEKTSQVCMSCDDNTEATGFCVECVEFLCVTCIEAHQRVKFTRDHTIRQKEEMSPEAVGASSQKPVFCDIHKQEPLKLFCETCDRLTCRDCQLLKHKDHNYQFLDDAYRNHRQHLENMTHQLQEKRKAIEEVSNCINNGLQQVDENRKSVTNEIKKSICNLIMEINRKGKILVNQLETLTKDHEVGLKKQQEDVSHLTRHLDHVINFTKWATASHSGTALLYCKRLILCQIHYLMRANCNASIVPQSSVRFQCRSGFWASNVDLGSLAVERIPGRQPSSLQQGFPPGHPSQPGPGPRGEGPPGAFPPGSSAHQRGSTLAQLQLQVEKLAQHPNRAGQPPPNHWSWYQQGLKLPGPGGPPPQRPHQGGSPSQGPPNMVQIQQPGRSYGPPGPQTHPNPRSPTSMLQNAGFPPQSLRDLIHNSSFPPKPMDVLQGTSRYSHAPPPNTGPISTQASIHQRNMMEAAQLRRSDPSGASSSLSMPNPRASYAPSLATAFPDRHAQGRQNSPMSKSSSEANIGSASWKRTEPNAAAPPSAKRRRRSSPGPIIVIKDEPEDDDEVSFVQSSVGASASLPDSSTGIQPKSQAQPQQQSLPAPMLEPQLETQLETQLETQPETQPETQPETQPETQPETQPETQPETQVELEADPQPDPEKATGVTEDDPNEDWCAVCQNGGELLCCDRCPKVFHLNCHIPTLRESPSGEWFCSFCRDLTSPEMEYNPDSQGELPAMKEEPGSEGFPPVDKRKCERLLLCIYCNEFSTDFQEPASLSSIPEYKELIETPMDLSIVKGRLESKESPRYCSAEEFVKDVRLIFRNCAKYYQADTEVGGAGLSLEEYFEEQLKFLYQDRSFPGGREEGMIPPVEDEMEEGMEDDGMAPNEGDMPPVEDDLTPVEEGMPSMEKEGTEEGMDPVEGEMEEEGIPPLEESMEEEETSPVKEDLPPCDATESVDPSIRGASSPNLSSKEAPQPLSDTPDNPPCKEASQPLSDTPDKPPDSQGTSPADSQDTSPAAGLATENEGTTEEVRDKAEEE